A region of Paramormyrops kingsleyae isolate MSU_618 chromosome 17, PKINGS_0.4, whole genome shotgun sequence DNA encodes the following proteins:
- the LOC111833807 gene encoding P2Y purinoceptor 2, whose translation MVTGANSSNVSFPCDFNEHFKYILLPVSYSLVFVFGLALNCGVMYAIMFQTRRWRAVTVYMLNLTVCDTLYVLTLPFLIYYYADENDWPFGEPLCKLVRFLFYTNLYGSILFLSCISLQRFLGVCHPVRSLGWVGSRSARRISAAVWLAVVSFQAPILYFSRTRQTGTGCVCHDTTSRELFPHFLAYSGVVSMLLFCVPFAVVVACYGLMLHKLLEVPPVPGSAAARSKQRSVRTIAVVLMAFLLCFLPFHVTRSVYYSFRYLDQAVGCELLAASNAAYKATRPLASANSCLDPILYFMAGRGFRWSVTGQRNVRQPPAAAEASLPANKV comes from the coding sequence ATGGTCACTGGTGCCAATAGTTCCAACGTGAGCTTCCCGTGCGACTTCAACGAGCACTTCAAGTACATCCTGCTGCCAGTGAGCTACAGCCTGGTGTTTGTGTTTGGCCTGGCGCTTAACTGCGGCGTCATGTACGCCATCATGTTCCAGACCCGGCGCTGGAGGGCTGTCACCGTCTACATGCTCAACTTGACAGTGTGCGACACGCTCTACGTGCTCACGCTACCCTTCCTCATCTACTACTATGCCGACGAGAACGACTGGCCGTTCGGGGAGCCGCTCTGCAAGCTGGTACGCTTTCTGTTCTACACCAACCTGTATGGCAGCATCCTCTTCCTGTCCTGCATCAGCCTGCAGCGCTTCCTGGGCGTCTGCCATCCGGTGCGTTCCCTGGGCTGGGTGGGCAGCCGCAGCGCACGCCGCATCTCCGCCGCCGTCTGGCTAGCCGTGGTGTCCTTTCAGGCGCCCATCCTGTACTTCTCTCGCACGAGACAGACGGGCACCGGATGCGTGTGCCACGACACCACCAGCCGTGAGCTCTTCCCCCACTTCCTTGCGTACAGTGGCGTTGTGTCGATGTTGCTCTTCTGCGTGCCCTTTGCTGTGGTGGTCGCCTGCTACGGGCTCATGCTCCACAAGCTGCTGGAGGTGCCGCCGGTCCCGGGCTCGGCGGCGGCACGCTCCAAGCAGAGGTCCGTGAGGACGATTGCCGTGGTGCTGATGGCCTTCTTGCTCTGCTTCCTGCCCTTCCATGTGACACGTAGCGTCTACTACAGCTTCCGCTACCTGGATCAGGCGGTCGGCTGCGAGCTGCTGGCCGCTTCCAATGCCGCCTACAAGGCCACGCGGCCACTGGCCAGCGCCAACAGCTGCCTCGACCCCATCCTTTACTTCATGGCGGGGCGGGGCTTCCGCTGG